DNA from Neoarius graeffei isolate fNeoGra1 chromosome 17, fNeoGra1.pri, whole genome shotgun sequence:
AAATACATATATGGCAgacaatgctttttttttccacaaatgtCTCCAGCACAGACAAATAATGTGGTCATATTCAAAAGGACAAGGAGAAGTGGTGTATATTTAGAAAATCAAGTTTCATTTGCATGTGTGCAGttagataaaacaagcgtgttaaAATTTCCCAGCACTCCCTGAACTAAAGTAAAATTCATAGTAAATGTATGTAGTTATGAGAGTGAAGAATGTAACTCATGGCTTCAAACAAatccttaaaataatgaaataatgttCTTTTGATaatgttaaaataatgaaaaGCTGAATATATGTGGAGAAACAAAACAGTATTTTATTAGAACTTTTTAGTAGTACATATTCAAATTTGAAGCTTTAGAAATGGGTACCCATGCTCTCGAGGGAAAAAGGTATGATATGACACATGGACATGACTACAAGGGCATTCGGTAGAGTGcaaacctctgccaagccacatatttggatctGCATTGaaatctaaccaattgttccttggcccatggcccacctttcctcaaaatttcatcaaaatatgttcaatactttgagttatattgggaacaagccaaaaaaaaatcctggatctgcatatatATCTGGATCCAGTATCCAcatgcatatctggatttgcattaatatctaatgaattgttccttggccaatggcccacctttcccgaaaatgtcatcaaaatccattAACTACTTTtttagttacattgggaaaagacaaacaaacaaataaacagaaatgaaaacataacctcctccaacaaaggtgGCTGAGGTAATAATAAAATTTTAAATAGCATGTAGTATACCGGTACCACCACCACCTTTCTATCTGCATATCGTATGCAGATGGTTCAAAAATAATTCTTATATGGAATATTAACAATACACTGTGTATTCAGATGCCATTTTATACATATACAGTACTCATATCAACATTCACACTTGGCTTATCACCTGAAATCCCTTTTTCATTGTGAGACCTTTTAAATCACTTACATTACTGCTCCCAAAGTAGGAATTAATAGATATTTCAAACTATACTTACACACTTTTCAAAACCAGTTACTGTGTCAAATACACATATACCTTCTCCTTGTTGTTTCCTCAGGATTTCTAGGCATTTAATTAGGCATTTATTAGTCTATGGGCCTAATGACAGCCCTGCATGACAAAAAAAGTTCTGAATATTGCCTGCCCTTTCCCATCCATAATGAGTTTTATTTTGACAATCCACATCAAATGTTTCATTGTAAACATAACTGTACTCATGACAGCATCTCAGTAATATATAGTAAGTGAGATTAAGTTTGGAATTAAACCATTTTGTTACAGCAATTTTGACACATTAAATTCTGCATCACTGATTAAGTATTTAGAATGTTTTAcaagtttgtgtatatatatatatatatatatatatatatatatatatatatatatatatatatatatatatacacacacacacacaaacagtacatacatacagtacagtgcaaaagtcttaggcatatgtaaagaaatgctgtagaccaaaaatggcttagaaaaaataaaatgaaatgtttcaacataacccccccactataaacagcagtaagccataataaatgaagcaaagtcaaaatttggtgtgagacgaccctttgctttaaaaaaaaaaaaaaagcagtctcaagtaaaattagtgcagttttataaggaaatgagctgtaggttttactgacattcttgcagaaccagccacagtcctTCTGGACAGTctaactgtcacacttgcttcttaattttgcagcaaaacgcagaagccttcatgatgtttttgtttgtttgtttttgtttttttttaatctgaaaagtgctctcttaaggaatatgctgctcagatacaaacttttttttctgtaatatttttgactcaataatgtaaaggacataaaacagaaatctattatATATATAATGGGTATTTTCTGGTCATCTTAACAAGTTAGGCAAAGcaaacattaaaaaataaatgttttttaaaaGCCATCTTTATCTTAGACAACCTTATACCGTACATAATAGGATTAAGTAGTGGTGGACAGATGATAAAATATACTGAAATTATCACACGCAACACAGGAGGCATGTATATCTTATCAAATCTACTTGAGAAAATCTCAAATGAACAGCCAAGAGAGAAATTTAAGAGTGAAACAAGGTGTGGTGCACAGGTGCTCATGGCCTTTTGAGTAGTCTCTACAGAGGAATTTAAACAAACTCTCAATATTTTCATGTATGAATATAAAATAAGCATTAAGGGAAGAACTATAGCGACTATGGCACCAATTATACCATAAATGTTATTCACACTGGTGTCAGAGCAAGCAAGTTTCACAAGAAGATAATTGTCACACCACACTTTCTCTATTATATTTCCACATAACTCTAAGCGTAAACTTAAAAAAATGTTTATCGTGAACTTTAAAAAAGACACAACCCAAACCAGTACAATCAATATGCATACCCTATTACAAGTCATTATACTGCTATATAGTAAAGGATGACAGATAGCCATATACCTGTCATAAGACATAATTGCTAAACTTCCAAATTCCACATTTGCGTATGTGTACAGAAAAAATATCTGTACATAACAAGAAGCAAGTGTAACTTCGTGAAATGTGGTTAATATATTGGttaaaataaagggaaaaaatgCAGCACTGCCATATAATTCattcagagacaaacaacaaagtAAAATATACATGGGTTCATGTAGGGATCTCTCTACATAAATTACACCAATAAGTAGTAAATTTGCTAATATGATTGTTATGTACAATAGtatcaaaagaaaaaaataaatgtagttAGTCTGTCCTACCTCAAAGTAACCAGTCAGTATAATAGTAGTGAAATGTGTTGAGTTTATCATGATTGTTTTTGAAGATTAAATTATATAAGTAAGTAAAGCAGACTGTGTTTAATAATTGTAAAATGAGACCGTACAGGCAAATTGAACAAGTTGAGCAATTTGCAATGATCTGTCAATTGTaaatatatatctatatctaAATATGCATTATAGACAGTATTGAGTGTACTTATCTGCTTTTCTTATAAATGTGTTTCTTTAAAATCGATGATCTCTGTAGTTCTTTGTAGAGTGTAGCCATCGGTAGCAAGGTTGAAATTTTCCTTTGGAGTTCATATCACTTCAGTCTCAGTGTCATATATAATTCTTTAAAGTTGCAAATAGAAAGGCAGTTATTTATAAATAACAAGACAAATTGATTTGAAATGGTGATTTGAGCATGCTAAAGCCtgcatatatgcatatatatatatatatatatatatatatatatatatatatatatatatatatatatatatataaaatacacagacagagagaataacttgcatatttttgcaCGTAAGCTCAATGTCTGATCACACACATGACTAGGTTATCAAGGATCATTTCAGTCATGTATAATGAATTAAAATTAATCCAAACACTCAAGTTTAGCCATACAGAATTACCAGAAAGCATTATAATTACTTACTTTAAAACTTACGGCTAAATGGAAAGATTACTGTGCACCAAATTTCTTatacaataaacaaataaaagctGGTAAGAAGCAAATATCAAAGGGCTTTGGACTGAGTTAAGCAGGAGCTTATTTGATGTGTTACAAAAGTATGAAATCACCTATATTTatggtgtgtgaaagagtgatagGTGATGTTTGCTAGAGAGTCAAGGGATTTCTTCACTGATTGTGTTTCAGGTACTGGACTGCAACAAATTCCCTAGTAAATTCATGATACAAACCCTGTTTGTTTCTTAACCTACATGACTGTTTGCTTCTCTGTTCTGATGTT
Protein-coding regions in this window:
- the LOC132901145 gene encoding olfactory receptor 4B13-like, with the protein product MINSTHFTTIILTGYFEVGQTNYIYFFLLILLYITIILANLLLIGVIYVERSLHEPMYILLCCLSLNELYGSAAFFPFILTNILTTFHEVTLASCYVQIFFLYTYANVEFGSLAIMSYDRYMAICHPLLYSSIMTCNRVCILIVLVWVVSFLKFTINIFLSLRLELCGNIIEKVWCDNYLLVKLACSDTSVNNIYGIIGAIVAIVLPLMLILYSYMKILRVCLNSSVETTQKAMSTCAPHLVSLLNFSLGCSFEIFSSRFDKIYMPPVLRVIISVYFIICPPLLNPIMYGIRLSKIKMAFKKHLFFNVCFA